A genomic window from Populus alba chromosome 19, ASM523922v2, whole genome shotgun sequence includes:
- the LOC118030098 gene encoding uncharacterized protein, translating into MAENSSSGGSSMPSTPARSDDPAWAHGQVVVGAKNLSICVHCSKRINGGGITRLKYHLAGIKGQVEACKKVPPDVKWQMKQLIEDFTMEKDKRKRLRNDIGNSQSLSNDEVEEGDSANPTLSDISSQANKRLTMQGTSANRKKMTSFVPRNTPNSQPGIKSAMASKEKEHNARKAMVADWKLYGCSIMSDGWSNRRNVPIVNFLAYSPRGTIFLKSVDTSGLRKDKETLLEMFDEVVKEVGQENIVQFVSDNESAFKAAGKALQQRYDTFFWSPCAAHCIDLMLENISDPRYFPMIDETIKKARNITKFIYNHAWVLALMRKDFTNGNDLSSWHYKVCYPFFKHPMFA; encoded by the exons ATGGCTGAAAACTCATCAAGTGGTGGTTCTTCTATGCCTTCAACTCCAGCAAGATCAGATGATCCAGCATGGGCTCATGGGCAAGTGGTTGTTGGTGCAAAGAACTTAAGTATATGTGTTCATTGTAGCAAAAGGATCAATGGTGGTGGTATTACTCGTCTGAAGTATCACCTCGCTGGTATCAAGGGCCAAGTTGAAGCTTGTAAAAAGGTCCCTCCAGATGTGAAATGGCAAATGAAGCAATTGATTGAGGACTTCACAATGgagaaagataaaagaaagagacTTAGGAATGATATTGGAAATTCTCAATCACTTTCCAATGATGAAGTTGAAGAGGGTGATAGTGCAAATCCTACTTTAAGTGATATCAGTTCACAAGCAAATAAGAGATTGACAATGCAAGGCACAAGtgcaaatagaaaaaagatgaCTTCATTCGTTCCACGAAATACCCCAAATTCACAACCTGGCATTAAAAGTGCAATGGCTTCTAAAGAGAAGGAACATAATGCAAGGAAGGCCATGGTG GCTGATTGGAAACTTTATGGATGCTCCATTATGTCAGATGGGTGGTCAAATAGAAGGAATGTACCAATTGTGAATTTTCTTGCTTATTCTCCAAGAGGTACCATATTCTTGAAGTCAGTTGACACTTCAGGTCTTCGAAAAGATAAAGAGACATTGCTTGAAATGTTTGATGAAGTTGTCAAAGAAGTGGggcaagaaaatattgtccAATTTGTTAGTGATAATGAGTCTGCATTCAAGGCTGCTGGGAAGGCTTTACAACAAAGGTATGACACTTTCTTTTGGTCTCCTTGTGCTGCCCATTGCATTGATTTGATGTTAGAAAATATTTCTGATCCAAGATATTTTCCGATGATTGATGAAACCATTAAAAAGGCAAGAAACATaaccaaatttatatataatcatgcatGGGTTTTAGCTTTGATGAGGAAAGACTTTACTAATGGAAATGATCTGTCGTCCTGGCATTACAAGGTTTGCTACCCATTTTTTAAGCATCCAATGTTTGCTTAA